A region from the Arachis ipaensis cultivar K30076 chromosome B01, Araip1.1, whole genome shotgun sequence genome encodes:
- the LOC107640321 gene encoding calmodulin-like protein 7 produces MLIDSLSSNYTPSFFFVFLFFLIQFLNMVLATLLLLLLFIAAIINIFFNIPTNKICACLQILFPKKTKTNTTAEAPSSSSRSSAASALRKEELRKVFSTFDKNGDGFITGQELKESLRNIRMLMTDTEIDDIVVKFDSNGDGLLDFEEFCLLTRELGGEVEQEEEEVNLKEAFDVFDKDKDGLISVEELALVLTSLGLREGKNIQECRDMIRKVDMDGDGMVNFHEFKKMMINNNGGNRFNPSIFS; encoded by the coding sequence ATGCTCATTGACTCATTGTCTTCTAACTACACACCTTCGTTCTTCtttgtcttcctcttcttccttatCCAATTCTTAAACATGGTTCTAGCTACACTCTTGCTATTACTGCTTTTCATTGCAGCCATCATCAACATCTTTTTTAACATACCCACTAACAAGATTTGTGCGTGCCTTCAAATTTTGTTCCCCAAGAAGACCAAAACCAATACTACTGCTGAAGCTCCATCATCATCTTCTAGATCCTCAGCAGCATCTGCGTTGAGGAAAGAGGAGCTTAGGAAGGTGTTTTCGACTTTCGACAAGAACGGGGACGGGTTCATCACAGGGCAGGAGCTGAAGGAGTCACTGAGGAACATCAGAATGTTGATGACGGACACAGAGATTGATGACATTGTTGTCAAGTTTGATTCCAACGGGGACGGGTTGCTTGATTTCGAAGAGTTTTGCTTGCTAACGAGGGAATTGGGAGGTgaagttgaacaagaggaagaagaggtgaaCTTGAAGGAGGCGTTTGATGTGTTTGACAAAGACAAAGATGGGTTAATATCAGTGGAGGAGCTTGCTTTGGTGCTAACTTCCTTGGGATTAAGGGAAGGGAAGAATATTCAAGAGTGCAGGGACATGATTAGGAAGGTTGATATGGATGGTGATGGCATGGTTAATTTTCATGAGTTCAAGAAAATGATGATCAATAACAATGGAGGAAACCGTTTCAATCCATCCATCTTTTCATAA